The genomic segment CCGCAATAGGTCTGCGCGCGTGCCACGGCCTGTTGCGAGCCATTCAACAACAGCACTTCGATTTGAATCGCCTGCAGCGCCGCGCCTCCGACATTCTCGGCATTGCCGGTCACGACCAGCGCCGACGTGCCGCCTTTGAGGGTTCGATACTCGGTGCGCACGTCGCCGAGCCGTACCAGAGTCGCGGGTGTGATCGGGCGCGCGAAATGCTCGCCGATTATCGGGACGCGGCTTATCGCGTTGACGCTCGCGGCCGGCTCGCCATTGAGCAGCATCGTCACGCCGAAGAAGCCGACGGCCACGATGAAGAACATCCCGAGGAACCAGGCCGACGAATGAATCGCCGAGGGGTCTTCGATAAACGCGACGTCGTTGGGCAGAGGCGGGCGCTGCGGAGCGGCGTCGCGAGTAGTCGCGGGGCTGATCGGTTCGTAGAATCGCTGCGGCTCGGGACGCGGCGGCGGCGAAATCGGCGGAGGCTCTGCGAGCGTGGGACGCGAGCGAATCGGCGGCGCCTCCTCATCGGGCTCATCGCCGACTTGCCATCGTTGGTCCTCTTCGGGAAGTTCGGGCGTGGTCTCTTCATCGAGATCGCGGCGCTCGTCGCCAAAATCGAATTTCAGATTCTCGCCGGCATCGGCCGGGCGTTGCGGTTCAGCGAAAGATCGATTGAAGATTTCGTCGGTCGCGGGCCTTTTTTGTTCCGGCGGATTCGCAGGCGCGGGTTTCTTCGCTGCGGGCTGATTCGGCTGAAGCGCGGCGACTGCGGGCGAGGGCGCTTCGGGCTGCGGCGGTGGCGGCGGCTCAGGCTCGGCTTGGGGCGCTGCTTGCGGGAGATCGGGCGCGCGCATCGCCTTGAACTTCTCAAGCGGCTCTTCGCGCTCTTCCTCGGGAGGCGCGGCTTCCTCCTGCCTGGGAGGCGGAGACTCCGCCGCCGCTTCGTTCTTGCGGCGCCGGGTGCGCACCGGCTCGGCGGTAAACACGTGGCCGCATCGCGAACACTTGAACGTTGGCGTATCGTCGGGCAGCACCCGCTCGTCGATACGGTAGCGGGTATGGCAACTGGTGCATTGAATCTCGATCATCCCCCACCTCACATCCCGTGAAAAAAATTACCATACTCGCATGGCGAGCGCATCGGGGTTCGCCGTCGTGCAGTGAGCGCAGATGCGGA from the Candidatus Binataceae bacterium genome contains:
- a CDS encoding zinc-ribbon domain-containing protein — protein: MIEIQCTSCHTRYRIDERVLPDDTPTFKCSRCGHVFTAEPVRTRRRKNEAAAESPPPRQEEAAPPEEEREEPLEKFKAMRAPDLPQAAPQAEPEPPPPPQPEAPSPAVAALQPNQPAAKKPAPANPPEQKRPATDEIFNRSFAEPQRPADAGENLKFDFGDERRDLDEETTPELPEEDQRWQVGDEPDEEAPPIRSRPTLAEPPPISPPPRPEPQRFYEPISPATTRDAAPQRPPLPNDVAFIEDPSAIHSSAWFLGMFFIVAVGFFGVTMLLNGEPAASVNAISRVPIIGEHFARPITPATLVRLGDVRTEYRTLKGGTSALVVTGNAENVGGAALQAIQIEVLLLNGSQQAVARAQTYCGNTLPAGMFEQMTPRELEFSLALRPPHNFALEPSQATPFMLVFLDPPQASSLRIAVTQADPPGTPPGAHG